From Canis lupus baileyi chromosome 16, mCanLup2.hap1, whole genome shotgun sequence, a single genomic window includes:
- the LOC140607428 gene encoding olfactory receptor 3A1-like has protein sequence MDPESRTNGTTVTEFILLGLVETPGLQPVVFVVFLFAYLVTVGGNLSILAAILVEPKLHTPMYFFLGNLSVLDVGCITVTVPSMLARLLSHKRTVPYRACFTQIFFFHLLAGVDCFLLTAMAYDRFLAICRPLTYSTQMSQTVQKILVVVSWALAFTNALTHTVAIATLNFCGPNVINHFYCDLPQLFQLSCSSTQLNELLLFAVGFIMAGTPLALIITSYAHVAAAVLRIRSAEGRKKAFSTCGSHLTVVGIFYGTGVFSYMRLGSVEASDKDKGIGILNTVISPMLNPLIYSLRNPDVQGALWQVLTGKRALA, from the coding sequence ATGGACCCAGAATCCAGAACCAATGGAACAACTGTTACTGAGTTCATCCTGCTGGGCTTGGTGGAGACACCAGGGCTACAACCAGTTGTCTTTGTAGTCTTCCTCTTTGCCTACCTGGTCACAGTCGGAGGCAACCTCAGCATCCTGGCTGCCATCTTGGTGGAACCCAAACTCCACacacccatgtacttcttcctgggGAACCTGTCAGTGCTAGATGTTGGGTGCATCACTGTCACTGTTCCCTCAATGTTGGCTCGCCTCTTGTCCCACAAACGTACAGTTCCCTACAGAGCCTGCTTCACACaaattttcttcttccatctcttGGCTGGTGTGGACTGCTTCCTGTTGACAGCCATGGCCTATGACCGATTCCTGGCCATCTGCCGGCCCCTCACCTACAGCACCCAGATGAGTCAGACAGTCCAGAAAATATTGGTAGTTGTGTCCTGGGCTTTAGCCTTCACCAATGCACTGACCCACACAGTAGCCATAGCCACACTCAACTTTTGTGGTCCTAATGTGATCAACCACTTCTACTGTGACCTCCCACAGCTCTTCCAGCTCTCCTGCTCCAGCACTCAGCTCAATGAGCTGCTGCTCTTTGCTGTGGGTTTCATAATGGCAGGTACCCCCTTGGCTCTCATCATCACTTCCTATGCACATGTGGCAGCTGCAGTCCTACGAATCCGCTCTGCTGAGGGCAGGAAGAAAGCTTTCTCCACATGTGGCTCCCACCTCACAGTGGTTGGCATATTCTATGGGACAGGTGTCTTCAGCTACATGAGGCTGGGCTCAGTAGAGGCCTCAGACAAGGACAAAGGGATTGGTATCCTCAACACTGTCATCAGCCCCATGCTGAACCCACTCATCTATAGCCTCCGGAACCCGGATGTGCAGGGGGCTCTGTGGCAGGTGCTCACAGGGAAGCGAGCCCTTGCATGA
- the LOC140605642 gene encoding olfactory receptor 3A10 has translation MEPSAWGNRTTVTEFILLGLTENIRLQPILFVVFLVAYLITVGGNLSILAAIFVEPKLHTPMYYFLGNLSLLDIGCITVTVPPMLACLLAHQCRVPYAACISQLFFFHLLAGVDCHLLTAMAYDRYLAICQPLTYSTRMSHEVQGALVGICCTISFINALTHTVAISVLDFCGPNVINHFYCDLPPLFQLSCSSIHLNGKLLFVGATFMGVFPMILISVSYAHVTAAVLRIRSAEGRKKAFSTCGSHLTVVCIFYGTGFFSYMRLGSASVSDKDKGIGILNTILSPMLNPVIYSLRNPDVQGALKRVLMGKQPPE, from the coding sequence ATGGAGCCAAGTGCCTGGGGGAACAGGACAACTGTCACTGAGTTCATCCTTCTTGGCCTGACAGAAAACATAAGACTGCAACCCATCCTTTTTGTTGTCTTCCTTGTTGCCTATTTAATCACTGTTGGAGGCAACCTCAGCATCCTGGCTGCCATCTTTGTGGAGCCCAAACTCCACACACCCATGTACTACTTCCTGGGGAATCTGTCTCTGCTGGACATTGGATGCATCACTGTCACCGTCCCTCCAATGCTAGCATGTCTCCTGGCCCACCAGTGTAGAGTTCCCTATGCTGCCTGCATTTCACAGCTCTTCTTTTTCCACCTCCTGGCTGGTGTTGACTGTCACCTCCTGACAgccatggcctatgaccgctaccTGGCCATCTGTCAGCCCCTCACCTACAGCACCCGCATGAGCCATGAAGTCCAGGGTGCCTTGGTGGGCATTTGCTGCACCATTTCCTTTATCAATGCTTTGACTCATACAGTGGCTATATCTGTGCTTGACTTCTGTGGCCCTAATGTGATCAACCACTTCTACTGCGACCTCCCACCCCTATTCCAGCTCTCCTGCTCCAGCATCCACCTCAATGGGAAGCTGCTTTTTGTGGGAGCCACTTTCATGGGAGTGTTCCCCATGATCCTCATCTCAGTGTCTTATGCTCACGTTACAGCTGCAGTGCTACGAATCCGCTcagcagaggggaggaagaaggccTTCTCTACATGTGGGTCTCACCTCACCGTGGTTTGTATCTTTTATGGAACTGGCTTCTTCAGTTATATGCGTCTGGGCTCAGCGTCAGTTTCAGATAAGGACAAGGGGATTGGGATCCTCAATACTATCCTTAGCCCCATGCTGAATCCAGTCATCTATAGCCTCCGGAACCCTGATGTGCAGGGGGCCCTGAAAAGAGTGCTGATGGGGAAGCAGCCCCCTGAGTGA